The following proteins are co-located in the Rattus norvegicus strain BN/NHsdMcwi chromosome X, GRCr8, whole genome shotgun sequence genome:
- the Hmga1l1 gene encoding high mobility group protein HMG-I/HMG-Y-like translates to MSELVLKSSQPLSSKQEKDGTEKQGQGRPSKEPSEVPTPKRPRDRLKGSKNKGAAKTQKVTTTQERKPRGRPKKLEEEEEGISQESSEEEQ, encoded by the coding sequence ATGAGCGAGTTGGTCCTAAAGTCCAGCCAGCCCCTGTCCTCCAAGCAGGAAAAGGATGGGACTGAGAAGCAAGGCCAGGGCAGGCCTTCGAAGGAGCCCAGTGAAGTGCCAACTCCGAAGAGACCTCGGGACCGACTAAAGGGAAGCAAGAATAAGGGGGCAGCCAAGACGCAGAAAGTTACCACAACTCAGGAGAGGAAACCAAGGGGCAGACCCAAGAaactggaggaggaagaggagggcatcTCCCAGGAGTCCTCGGAGGAGGAGCAGTGA